One genomic region from Thermoleptolyngbya sichuanensis A183 encodes:
- the hpxO gene encoding FAD-dependent urate hydroxylase HpxO has translation MQNLKAIVIGAGIGGLTAGIALRQAGYEVEIYDRVKEMRPVGAGISVWSNGVKVLNRLGLGDRMAEIGGIMNRMQYHTKAGELLNYIELAPLIHKVGQRPYPVARRDLQKMLMAAFPGEVHLDCRCIGVEEDDHGVTVQFINGREARGDFLVAADGIRSVLRSYVVGREVEPQYVGYVNWNGLVPADAELSPPESWVIYVGEHKRASLMPVAGDRLYFFLDVPLPKGTPANPDTYREELKAHFAGWAEPVQRLIDRFDPYTVARPEIHDVGPIDRYVRGRVALLGDAAHATCPDLGQGGCQAMEDALVLANYLLTTNISIEYALKRYESERMARANAVVEKARKRAEQIHGKDPAVTQQWYHQLATEKPTDVTDAISKVILAGPLR, from the coding sequence ATGCAAAACCTGAAGGCGATCGTGATCGGGGCTGGGATTGGTGGCTTGACGGCTGGCATCGCCCTGCGACAAGCCGGATATGAGGTAGAAATTTATGATCGGGTGAAGGAGATGCGGCCGGTGGGTGCGGGGATTTCCGTCTGGTCGAATGGCGTGAAAGTGCTGAACCGTTTGGGATTGGGCGATCGCATGGCCGAAATCGGCGGCATTATGAACCGGATGCAGTATCACACCAAAGCCGGAGAACTTCTGAACTACATCGAGCTTGCGCCGCTGATTCACAAAGTCGGACAGCGCCCCTATCCGGTCGCCCGCCGCGATTTGCAAAAAATGCTGATGGCGGCGTTTCCGGGCGAGGTGCATCTCGACTGTCGCTGCATCGGCGTGGAGGAAGACGACCACGGCGTGACGGTGCAGTTTATCAACGGGCGCGAGGCGCGGGGCGATTTTTTGGTGGCGGCGGACGGCATTCGCTCGGTGTTGCGGAGCTACGTCGTAGGGCGCGAGGTAGAGCCGCAGTATGTGGGCTATGTGAACTGGAACGGGCTAGTGCCTGCCGATGCTGAGTTGTCTCCGCCGGAGAGTTGGGTCATCTACGTTGGCGAACACAAGCGAGCCTCCCTGATGCCTGTGGCGGGCGATCGCCTCTATTTCTTCCTCGACGTGCCGCTGCCCAAGGGCACACCCGCCAACCCCGACACCTACCGGGAAGAGCTAAAGGCCCATTTCGCAGGCTGGGCCGAGCCTGTGCAGCGCCTGATCGACCGCTTTGACCCCTATACCGTGGCGCGTCCGGAAATTCACGATGTCGGCCCGATCGATCGCTACGTGCGCGGGCGGGTGGCGCTGCTGGGCGATGCGGCCCACGCCACCTGTCCTGACTTGGGCCAGGGCGGCTGTCAGGCGATGGAAGATGCGCTGGTGCTGGCAAACTATCTGCTGACCACCAATATCAGCATCGAGTATGCCCTGAAGCGCTACGAGTCGGAGCGCATGGCCCGCGCCAACGCGGTGGTAGAAAAGGCCCGCAAACGGGCCGAACAGATTCACGGCAAAGACCCCGCCGTGACGCAGCAGTGGTATCACCAACTGGCGACGGAAAAGCCGACGGATGTTACCGATGCCATTAGCAAGGTGATTTTGGCGGGGCCGCTGCGTTAG
- the uraH gene encoding hydroxyisourate hydrolase has translation MAGKLTTHVLDTAHGRPAAQMAIALYAIHGGIHPNGDSRTLLKTVTTNADGRTDAPLLSDGDLKAGVYELVFAVADYFAQFPDALPDQPFLSQIPIRFGIADADAHYHVPLLVSPWSYSTYRGS, from the coding sequence ATGGCGGGTAAGCTCACGACCCACGTTTTGGACACGGCGCATGGTCGTCCGGCGGCGCAAATGGCGATCGCCCTCTATGCGATTCACGGCGGCATTCACCCCAACGGCGACAGCCGCACCCTGCTGAAAACCGTCACCACCAACGCCGACGGCCGCACCGATGCCCCCCTGCTCAGTGATGGTGATTTGAAAGCCGGTGTTTACGAACTGGTGTTTGCCGTCGCCGACTATTTCGCCCAATTTCCCGACGCACTGCCCGACCAGCCCTTCCTCAGCCAGATTCCCATCCGCTTTGGCATTGCCGATGCCGACGCGCACTATCACGTCCCGCTGCTGGTGTCGCCGTGGTCGTACAGCACCTATCGCGGCAGTTGA
- the ppsA gene encoding phosphoenolpyruvate synthase has protein sequence MVQLSERSVAMPHDQSLVLWFEDVGIHDIPLVGGKNASLGEMIRQLSAKGVRVPGGFATTAHAYRHFIQSAGLAEALHRLFATLDVDDVENLQACGREARSLILNAPFPQDLEEAIAQAYAELCRRYGPDTDVAVRSSATAEDLPDASFAGQQETYLNVHGLDAVLNACRHCFASIFTDRAISYRATKGFDHFTVALSVGVQKMVRSDLAESGVMFSIDTESGFRNAALVTAAYGLGETVVQGSVNPDEYLVFKPTLQEGFRPILAKRLGSKEIKMVYDTDGEHLTKTVPVEQSERDRFALSDEDILKLAEWACIIEDHYSQTHGTYTPMDIEWARDGITGELYIVQARPETVQSQKAQTVLRRYRLEREAGAKTEDTTYTHHEPLVTGRAVGEMIGQGKVRVILSPAEIHAFQAGDVLVTSRTDPDWEPIMKKAGAIVTDQGGRTCHAAIIARELGIPAIVGCGNATQVLQTGQEVTVSCAQGEEGRVYAGFLPFEVEETPLDTLPRPRTQILMNVGNPEEAFRLSALPNDGVGLARFEFIIANHIRVHPLALLNYDQLPEDDEKAAIAQLTHLYDHKPDYFVDKLAQGVATIAAAFYPKPVVVRMSDFKSNEYANLLGGKSFEPHEENPMLGWRGAARYYDPKYRDGFALECAAIRRVRNDMGLTNVIPMIPFCRTPEEGRKVMAELERNGLKRGENGLQVYVMCEVPSNVILANEFSEIFDGFSIGSNDLTQLTLGLDRDSALVANVFDERNEAVKTMIRVVIERAKANGRKIGICGQGPSDYPDFARFLVSQGIDSISLNPDTVVKTWLDVAQAEAME, from the coding sequence ATGGTTCAGCTATCCGAACGCAGCGTCGCGATGCCGCACGATCAGAGTTTGGTGCTGTGGTTTGAGGATGTCGGAATTCACGATATTCCGCTGGTGGGCGGCAAAAACGCCTCGCTGGGAGAAATGATTCGTCAGCTTAGCGCCAAGGGAGTGCGCGTGCCGGGTGGGTTTGCGACGACGGCCCACGCCTATCGCCACTTCATTCAGAGCGCAGGGCTGGCGGAGGCGCTGCATCGCCTGTTTGCCACGCTGGATGTGGACGATGTAGAAAACTTGCAGGCTTGCGGGCGGGAAGCGCGATCGCTCATTCTCAACGCCCCCTTTCCCCAAGATCTAGAAGAGGCGATCGCCCAGGCCTATGCTGAACTGTGCCGCCGCTACGGGCCTGATACAGATGTCGCCGTGCGCTCCAGCGCCACCGCTGAAGATTTGCCCGATGCCAGCTTTGCCGGACAGCAAGAAACCTACCTCAACGTCCACGGACTGGATGCGGTGCTGAATGCTTGCCGCCATTGTTTTGCCTCCATCTTTACCGATCGCGCCATTTCTTACCGAGCCACCAAAGGGTTTGACCATTTCACCGTCGCCCTCTCCGTTGGCGTGCAAAAGATGGTGCGCTCTGACCTGGCAGAATCGGGCGTGATGTTTTCCATCGACACCGAGAGCGGCTTTCGCAATGCGGCGCTGGTGACGGCGGCCTACGGGCTGGGCGAAACGGTGGTGCAGGGTTCCGTCAACCCGGACGAGTATCTGGTGTTTAAGCCCACGCTGCAAGAAGGCTTCCGCCCCATCCTGGCCAAGCGCCTGGGCAGCAAAGAAATCAAAATGGTCTACGACACCGACGGAGAACATCTGACCAAGACCGTGCCCGTGGAACAATCGGAGCGCGATCGCTTTGCCCTGAGTGATGAGGACATTCTCAAGCTGGCGGAATGGGCCTGCATCATCGAAGACCATTACTCCCAAACCCACGGCACCTACACGCCAATGGATATCGAGTGGGCGCGAGACGGCATCACGGGCGAACTCTACATCGTGCAGGCGCGGCCGGAAACGGTGCAGTCGCAAAAGGCGCAGACCGTGCTGCGGCGCTATCGCCTAGAGCGCGAGGCCGGCGCAAAAACAGAAGACACTACCTACACCCACCACGAGCCGCTGGTGACGGGCCGCGCCGTGGGCGAGATGATTGGCCAAGGCAAGGTGCGCGTCATTCTTAGCCCAGCAGAAATTCACGCCTTCCAGGCGGGCGACGTGCTGGTGACGAGCCGCACCGACCCAGACTGGGAGCCAATTATGAAAAAAGCAGGGGCGATCGTCACCGATCAGGGCGGCCGCACCTGCCACGCGGCGATTATTGCGCGGGAATTGGGCATTCCGGCGATCGTTGGCTGCGGCAATGCGACGCAGGTTTTGCAAACGGGTCAAGAAGTCACTGTGTCTTGTGCCCAGGGCGAAGAGGGGCGTGTTTACGCCGGGTTCTTGCCGTTTGAGGTGGAGGAAACGCCGCTCGACACCCTGCCCCGCCCGCGCACGCAGATTCTAATGAACGTGGGCAATCCCGAAGAGGCCTTTCGCCTGTCGGCCCTGCCCAACGACGGCGTAGGGCTGGCGCGGTTTGAGTTCATTATTGCCAACCACATCCGCGTGCATCCGCTGGCGCTGCTGAACTATGACCAACTGCCAGAGGATGACGAAAAAGCGGCGATCGCCCAACTGACTCACCTCTACGACCACAAGCCCGACTACTTTGTAGACAAGCTGGCCCAGGGCGTGGCCACCATCGCTGCTGCTTTCTATCCCAAGCCGGTCGTCGTGCGGATGTCAGACTTCAAGAGCAACGAATACGCCAACCTGCTGGGCGGCAAATCGTTTGAACCGCACGAGGAAAACCCAATGCTGGGTTGGCGCGGTGCAGCGCGATACTATGACCCGAAATACCGCGACGGCTTTGCGCTGGAGTGCGCGGCGATTCGGCGCGTCCGCAACGACATGGGGCTGACGAATGTGATTCCCATGATCCCCTTCTGCCGCACACCCGAGGAAGGGCGCAAGGTAATGGCAGAACTGGAGCGCAACGGCCTGAAGCGCGGCGAAAACGGCTTGCAGGTCTACGTCATGTGCGAAGTGCCCAGCAACGTGATTCTGGCAAACGAGTTCAGCGAAATCTTCGACGGCTTCTCCATTGGCTCCAACGACCTGACCCAACTGACGCTGGGACTCGACCGCGACTCGGCGCTGGTGGCAAACGTGTTTGACGAGCGCAACGAAGCCGTAAAAACGATGATTCGCGTCGTGATTGAACGCGCCAAAGCCAACGGTCGCAAGATCGGCATCTGCGGCCAGGGGCCCAGCGACTATCCCGACTTTGCCCGCTTCCTGGTCAGCCAGGGCATCGACTCTATTAGCCTAAACCCCGATACGGTGGTGAAGACCTGGCTGGATGTGGCGCAGGCGGAGGCGATGGAGTGA